Below is a genomic region from Actinomadura sp. NAK00032.
CGCCCGACCCGTCGACCCCGTCGCTGTGCATCCACTGCGACCGGTGCGTCCCCACCATCTTCAAGGGCACGCACTGCCCCCTCATCCCGGCCTGACACGATGGGGCGGTGATCGACATCGCGGGATGGGCGCCGGAGCCGCAGGAGACGACCGAGGTCATCGACGCGGCGCCGTCGGCGGCGCTCGCGGGGGTGCTCGGCGTCGAGCCGCCCGGGGACGAGCTGCCGCCGCTGTGGCAGTGGGTCCACTTCCTGGAGCGGCCCGCGCAGCGGGAGCTGGGGCCGGACGGGCATCCGCGCGACGGGCGGTTCCTGCCGCCCGTCCCTGAGCGGCGCCGCATGTTCGCCGGGGGGCGGTTCCGCGTGCGGGAGCCGTTGCGGGTCGGCGACACGGTCACCCGTAGGACCGAGCTTGCCTCGACGGTGGTGAAGCAGGGGCGCAGTGGGGAGATGCTGTTCGTCACCGTCCGGCATGGCTTTCTGCGGGACGGTGCTGAGATCGCGGTTGAGGAGCAGGATCTCGTCTACCGGAGCGGTGACGCTGCTGCTTCGCCGGGGGAGGTGTCGTTCTCCGGCCCTGATGTGAAGGCGCCCTGGACGTTGGCGTTGACCGCTGATCCGGTGCTGCTGTTCCGGTTTGGCGCGCTTACTTACAACGCCCATCGAATCCACTACGACGAGGCGTACGCGACCGGGGTGGAGGGGCACGGAGGGCTGGTCGTGCACGGGCCGCTGCTGGCGATCCTGTGCCTCGAACTGCCGCGCCGGGCGGGCCGGACGGTGCGGGAGCTGTCGTTCCGCGCCCGGCGGCCCGTGTACGCGGGGCAGCCGTTCGTCGCGGCCGGGTCCCCGGACGGGGAGCTGTCCATCGAGGCGCCCGGCGGGGTCACCGCGATGACCGCGACGTTCGCCTAGGCGGCGGCCTCCGCGCGGGCGGCGCCGCCGCGGCGCTCCTCGGCCGTCCGCCGGACGAACCGCTTGATCTCGTCGCTGACGTCCTCCTCGTCCCAGCCGAGGACGGGCGCCACCAGCTCGGCGACGCGGGACGCCGCGGCCACGCCGCCGTCCCACTCCTCGATCGCGACCCGCAGCCGGCGGGCCAGGACGTCCTCCAGGTGCAGGGCGCCCTCGTGCGTCACCGCGTAGACGGCCTCGGCGCACAGGTAGTCCTCGGCGCCGGGGACGGGCGCGCCGAGCGCCGAGCTGTCGGCGACCAGCCGCAGGACCTCCAGGGCGCACGCCCCGTAGCGGCGCAGCAGGTGCTCGATCCGCGCGACGTGCAGCCCCGACTCGGCGGCGAGGCGGCGCCGCTCGTTCCACAGCACCTCGAAGCCGGTCGCGCCGAGGACCGGCAGCCGGGCGGTGACGGACGCGGGCACGGACTCGTCCAGGCCGTCGGCGACCGCGTCCACCGCGTCCTGCGCCATCACCCGGTAGGTGGTGAACTTGCCGCCGGTGACGACGACGAGGCCCGGGACCGGTTCGGCGACCGCGTGCTCGCGCGACAGCCGCGTCGTGTCGTCGAACTCGCCGGACAGCAGCGGCCGCAGCCCCGCGTAGACGCCCTCGATGTCGTCGTGGGTGAGCGGCGTCCGCAGGACGGCGTTCGCCTGGTCGAGGAGGTAGCCGATGTCGGTGTGCTCGGCGACGGGCTCGTCGGGCCCGTCGTCGTGCGGGGTGTCGGTGGTGCCGACGAGCCAGTGCCGCCCCCACGGGATGATGAACAGCACGCTCTTGGACGTCCGCGTGATCAGGCCGGTCTCCATCGGGATCCGGTCGCGAGGCACCACCAGGTGGACGCCCTTGGACGCGCGCACCCCGAACGCGGCCCGCGAGCCGGTCATCGCCTGGGCGCCGTCCGTCCATACGCCGGTCGCGCACACCACCCGCCGGGCCCGTACGGAGATCTCACGGCCGCCCTCCAGGTCGACGACCGTGGCGCCGGTGACCCGCTCGCCCTCGCGCAGGAAGCCCGTCGCCTCGGCGCGGGTGACGACCTTGGCGCCGTACTGGGCGGCGGTGCGCGCGACCATCATCGTGTAGCGGGCGTCGTCCACCTGCGCGTCGTAGTACTGGACGGCGCCGATCAGCGCGTCCGAGCGCAGCGCGGGCGCCTGGCGCAGGGCGCCGCGCCGGGTCAGCTGCCGGTGGCGGGGGAGCGCCCGGCTGCCGCCCATCGTGTCGTACAGGGTGACGCCCGCGCTGACGTAGGCGCGCTCCCACACCCGGTTGCGCAGCGGGTACAGGAACTGGACGGGACGCACCAGGTGCGGCGCGAGCCGGTGCAGGAGCAGGCCGCGTTCCCGCAGCGCCTCCCGCACCAGCCCGAAGTCGCGCTGTTCGAGGTAGCGCAGGCCGCCGTGGATGAGCTTGCTGGAGCGGCTGGACGTCCCCGCCGCCCAGTCCCGCGCCTCCACCAGGGCGACGGACAGCCCCCGCGAGATCGCGTCGAGGGCCGCGCCGGCGCCGACGATGCCGCCGCCGACCACCAGCACGTCGAACTCGGCCTCGGCGAGGGCGCGCAGCGCGTCCTCGCGGTACCGCGGACCGAGGGCTACGGATGTCACTGCTCTCTCCCGGATGTAAGCGCCAGCTCGTCAGTTGGGCGGGCCCCGGGCCGCGGCGGGTGGCCGCGGCCCGGGGGTGGGTCAGTCGATGTCGACCCAGTCGAAGGTGCGGGTGACGGCCTTCTTCCAGCCGGCGTAGCCGGTCTGGCGCTGGTCGTCGTCCCAGGTGGGGTGCCAGCGCTTGTCCTCGTTCCAGTTCTGGCGGAGTTCGTCGGTGGTGTTCCAGAAGCCGACGGCGAGGCCGGCGGCGTAGGCGGCGCCGAGGGCGGTGGTCTCGGCGACGACGGGACGGGAGACCGGGACGCCGAGGATGTCGGCCTGCAGTTGCATGCACAGCTCGTTGGCGGTGACGCCGCCGTCCACCTTCAGGACGTCCAGGGCGACGCCGGAGTCCTCCCGCATCGCCTCCACCACGTCCCTGGACTGGTAGCAGATGGCTTCGAGCGTGGCGCGGGCGACGTGGGCGTTGGTGTTGAAGCGGGACAGGCCGACGATGGCGCCGCGTGCGTCCGAGCGCCAGTAGGGGGCGAACAGGCCGGAGAAGGCGGGGACGAAGTAGACGCCGCCGTTGTCGTCGACCTGCCGGGCCAGGGACTCGCTCTGCGCGGCGCCGGAGATGATGCCGAGCTGGTCGCGCAGCCACTGCACGGCCGACCCGGTCACCGCGATCGACCCCTCCAGCGCGTAGACCGGCTTCTCGGCCCCGAACTGGTAGCAGACGGTCGTCAGCAGGCCGCTCTTGGAGCGGACGAGTTCCTCACCGGTGTTGAGCAGCAGGAAGTTGCCGGTGCCGTAGGTGTTCTTGGCCTCGCCGGGCGCGAAGCACACCTGCCCGACCGTCGCGGCCTGCTGGTCGCCCAGGGCGGCGGTCAGCCGGACCTCGCCGCCGAGAGGACCGTTCGGGCGGGTGACCCCGTAGCCGGCGGGCGCCGAGGACGGTTTGATCTCCGGCAGCATCGAGCGGGGGACGCCGAAGAACGACAGGAGCTCGTCGTCCCAGTCGAGGGTCTCCAGGTCCATCAGCATGGTGCGGCTGGCGTTGGTCGGGTCGGTGACGTGGACGCCGCCGTCCGTCCCGCCGGTCAGGTTCCACAGCACCCAGGTGTCGGTCGTGCCGAAGACCGCGTCGCCCGCCTCGGCGGCCTCGCGGACGCCGTCGACGTTCTCCAGGATCCACTGGATCTTCCCGCCGGAGAAGTACGTGGCCGGCGGCAGCCCGGCCTTCCGCCGGATGACGTCGCCCTTGCCGTCGCGCTCCAGGGCGGCGGCGATGCGGTCGGTCCGGGTGTCCTGCCAGACGATCGCGTTGTAGTACGGGCGGCCGGTCCGCCGGTTCCACACCACGGTCGTCTCGCGCTGGTTGGTGATGCCGAACGCGGCCAGGTCGGCGTGGCCGAGGTTCGCCTTGTTCAGCGTGGTCTGGACGACGGCGCGGGTCCGCTCCCAGATCTCGGTCGGGTTGTGCTCCACCCAGCCCGCCCGCGGCAGGATCTGCTCGTGCTCCAGCTGGTGGCGGGCGATCTCGTTCCCGCCGTGGTCGAAGATCATGAAACGGGTGCTGGTCGTGCCCTGGTCGAGGGCTCCGACGAAGTCGGCCATGCGTGCGGTCTCCTGGGATGAGGGTGCGGGACGGTCAGGCCGTCTCGTACTGCGGTTCGGGCTTCGCGATGTCCTGGGCGGGCTCCTCGGCGGGCAGGAACCGCCCGATCAGCACCTTGTAGAGCCCGACGCCGAGGACGCCGCCGATCAGCGGGGCGACGATCGGGACCCAGAAGTACAGGTCGCCGTACTGGTCCCGCCACGCGCCGCCGTAGCCGGTCAGGAACGAGGCGAGCCGGGGGCCGAAGTCGCGGGCCGGGTTGATCGCGTAGCCCGCGTCGGTGCCGAACGCCATCCCGATCGCCACCACCAGCAGGCCGATCAGGAACGGGGCCAGGTTGGCCAGCGGCGGCGAGTTCCGGATGTCGGTCAGCGCCTTGATCACGAACAGCAGGATCGCGGTGCCGATGACCTGGTCGCGGAACGCGCCCCAGGTGCCGACCGGGAGCGTGCCGTTGCCGGGCAGGGTGGAGAAGACGCCCTGCGTCTTGATGGTGTGGCCGGGGTCGACCTTGGCGAGCACCTCGCTGTAGTTCCAGCGGACGAGCAGCGCCGCGATGAACGCGCCCGCCGTCTGCGCGGCGATGTAGGGCGCCGTCTTGCGCCAGGCGAACTCCCTGAACGCGGCGAGCCCGATGGTGACGGCGGGGTTGAGGTGGGCGCCGCTGATGCGCGCGGCGACGTAGACGCCGAGCGTGACGCCGAGCCCCCAGGCCCAGGCGATGCTGTCGTGGTCGCCGATGCCGGCGCCGGCGACCTGCGCGACGACGCCGACGCCGAACAGGATGAGGATCATGGTGCCGGCGAACTCGGCCGCGAGCTCACCGGCGAGCGAGGGGATTCTCGGTCGTTCCGCGGTGCGTTCCGTCATGGGCACTCCTCGGCAGTGGGGTGGACGCGAGCCCCGTGAGGCTGGCCAGACGGTAAGTCGCGGAGGAGACCCGGACAACGGGAGGCTGCCGACAATGTCGAACACTTTCCCCGCTGCCCGGCGCCGGTTACCCTCCAGTCTGTGCACGAGATCACAGAATCCGGGCAGTTCGGACCGTACGGGACGACAATCACGACAGGCGCCGACATTGTCGGCACCAAGCCGAGAGAACTATCCTGGGATTCGTGCCCGGACCCGTGCAGTCGATCGAGCGCGCCGCCGCGATCCTGCGGCTGCTCGCCGCCAGTTCGGGACGGCTCGGCGTCGGTGAGGTCGCCAGCTCGCTCGGGCTCGCCCGCGGCACCGCGCACGGCATCCTGCGCACCCTGGAGCGCGTCGGCTTCGTCGAGCAGGACGGCGGCAGCGGCAAGTACCAGCTCGGCGCCGCCCTGCTGCATCTCGGCACCAGCTACCTGGACGTCAACGAGCTGCGGTCCCGCGCCATCAACTGGGCCGACGCGCTCGCCTCGCGCAGCGGCGAGGCCGTCCGCATCGGGACCCTGCTGGAGGGCAGGGTCCTGGTCGTCCACCACGTGTTCCGCCCCGACGACACCCTCCAGGCCATGGACGTCGGCTCGCTGCTGCCGCTGCACGCCACCGCCCTCGGCAAGGCGCTGCTCGCCCACGACGCCAACGCGGCCGCGTCCATCCGCGACACCGTCCTGGAGTCCTACTGCCGGCGCACCATCACCGATCCGCGCGAACTCGCACGGGCCGCCACCCGGGTGCGGGAGAACGGCTGGGCCGCCGAGACCGAGGAGCTGTCGATCGGCGAGGCGGGCATCGCCGCGCCGATCCGCGGGTACGGGGGGCTGGTGGTCGGGGCCATCGGCATCTCCGGCGCGGTCGAGCGGATCTGCGACGCCCGGCGCGTCCCCGAGCCGCGGCTGGTCGGGTACGTGCGGGACGCGGCCCGCGCCGTCTCCCGCGATCTCGGCGGCTCGCGCTGGTGACGCCCCGGCGGCGCGCCCGGGGGGAGGGGGCAGGCCGTGACCGAGCGCTACGTGATGTCGATCGACCAGGGCACCACCTCGACGCGGTGCATCCTGTTCGACCACGGCGGGCGGCTGGTGTCGGTGGCGCAGCGCGAGCACCGGCAGCACTTCCCGAGGCCCGGCTGGGTCGAGCACGACCCGATGGAGATCTGGCGCAACCTGGAGCGGATCGCCCCCGAGGCGCTCGCCCAGGCGGGGGTGACCGCGAACCAGGTCGCGGCGGTCGGGATCGCCAACCAGCGCGAGACGACCGTCCTGTGGGACCGGCTGACCGGCGTCCCGATCGGCCGCGCCATCGTCTGGCAGGACACCCGCACCGGCGCCCTGGTGGACGAACTGGCCCGCGCCCCCGGCGCCGCGATGGTCACCGAGCGCAGCGGGCTGCCGCTGGCCGCCTACTTCTCCGCGCCGCGCATCCGCTGGCTGCTCGACCACACGCCCGGCCTGCGCGAGCGCGCCGAACGCGGTGAGGTCCTGTTCGGCACGATGGAGAGCTGGCTGATCTGGAACCTCAGCGGCGGCGTCGACGGCGGCGTGCACGTCACCGACGTGACCAACGCGGGCCGCACCCTGCTGATGGACCTGCGCACCCTGACCTGGGACGCCGGCCTGCTCGACTTCTTCGGCGTGCCGGCCGCGATGCTGCCGGAGATCAGGTCCTCCACCGAGACCTACGGGACGGCCCGCCGCGTGTTCCCCGGGGTGCTGATCGGCGCCGCCCTCGGCGACCAGCAGGCCGCGCTGTTCGGGCAGACGTGCTTCTCCCCGGGCGAGACCAAGTGCACCTACGGGACGGGCGCGTTCCTGCTGATGAACACCGGTACCACGCCGGTGAAGTCCGCGAACGGGCTGCTCACCACCGTCGGCTACAAGATCGGCGACGAGCCCGCCGTGTACGCGCTGGAGGGCTCGATCGCGATCACCGGCGCGCTCGTCCAGTGGTTCCGGGACGGCCTCGGGCTGATCACCACCGCGCCGGAGATCGAGACCCTGGCCCGGACGGTCGACGACAACGGCGGCTGCTACATCGTCCCCGCCTTCTCCGGGCTGTTCGCGCCGCACTGGCGCAGCGAGGCGCGCGGCATCATCGTCGGCCTCACGTCCTACATCACCAAGGGGCACCTGGCGCGGGCGGTGCTGGAGGCGACCGGCTGGCAGACCCGTGAGGTCGTGGACGCGATGAACGCCGACTCGGGGCTCGGCCTGAAGGAGCTGAAGGCCGACGGCGGCATGACGTCCGACAACCTCGTCATGCAGATGGTCGCGGACGTGCTGAACGTGCCCGTGGAGCGGCCGATGGTGGTCGAGACGGTGTCGCTCGGCGCCGCCTACGCCGCCGGGCTCGCCGTCGGCTACTGGGCGGGCCTCGAAGGGCTGCGCCGCAACTGGCACCGGGCCGCCCGCTGGGTCCCAGCGATGGAGCCGGCGCGGCGCGCCGCCGAGTACGACAACTGGAGGCGGGCCGTGGAGCGCACGTTCGGCTGGATCCGCGCCGGCGAGGACCCCGCGACCGCGCCGTGACGCCGGTGCCCCGCGTCTCAGATCCGGTTGCGCTCGATCAGCTGCTTGACGATGACGTTGCGCTGGATCTCGTTCGTCCCCTCGCCGACGATCATCAGCGGGGCGTCGCGGAAGTAGCGCTCGACGTCGAACTCGGTGGAGTAGCCCGCCGCGCCGTGGATGCGGACGGCGTTCAGCGCGATCTGCATCGCGGCCTCGGACGCGTAGAGCTTGGCCATGCCCGCCTCCATGTCGCAGCGCTCGCCCGCGTCCAGGCGCCGGGCGGCGTCGAGGGTGAGCAGCCGCGCGGCCCGCAGCTGGGTGGCCATGTCGGCGAGGTAGTTCCCGATCGACTGGTGCCGCCAGATCGGCTTGCCGAACGCCTCGCGCTGCTGGGCGTAGCGGAGGGAGTCCTCCAGGGCGGCGCGGCCGACGCCCAGCGCGCGCGCCGCGACCTGGATGCGGCCCACTTCGAGGCCCCGCATCATCTGGGCGAAACCGCGTCCCTCCTCGCCGCCGAGCAGCGCGTCGAGGGGCGCCTCGTAGCCGTCGAAGGCCAGCTCGCAGCTCTCCACGCCCTTGTAGCCGAGCTTCGGCAGGTCGCGGGAGACGGTCAGGCCGGGGCCCTTCTCCACCAGCAGGATGCTGATGCCCCGGTGGCGCGGGGACGCGTCCGGGTCGGTCTTGCACAGCAGCGCGATGAGCCCCGACATCCGGGCGTTGGTGATCCACATCTTGGCGCCGTCGACGACGTACCGGTCGCCGTCCCGCCGCGCGGCCGTGCTCATCGCCTGCAGGTCCGAGCCGCCGGACGGCTCGGTCAGCGCCATCGTGGCGCGCAGCTCGCCCGTCGCCATCCGCGGCAGGTAGCGGGCCTTCTGCTCCTCGGTGCCGAACACCGCGAGCAGGTGCGAGACGACCGTGTGCCCGCCGAACGCGCCGGCCAGGGTCATCCAGCCGCGCGCCAGCTCCTCGGTGACGAGCGCGTAGCACGCCTTGGAGACGGCGACGTCGCCGTAGGGCGCGGGCACGGCGAGGCCGTAGACGCCGAGCTCCTTCATCCGGTCGATGAGGCGCTCGGGGTACGCGCCCGCGTGCTCCAGGTCCCGGGCGACCGGGCGGACCTCCCGGTCGACGAAGTCCGCGACGACCTCGACGATGGCGCGCTCCTCGTCACTGAGCGTGAACACGGCGGCTCCACCCTCCTCCCGCGCGGACTCCCGCACGGGGGCGATCTCTCATATATTTGATGTGAAAATACCGTAGGCGTCAGGGGGGACGATGACCGCTGCCGGATCCGGCGGCCCGGCCCTCGGCCGGCGCCGCCAGCTGAGCGACGAGGTGGCCGCGCACGTCCGCGACCTGATCATGTCGGGCCAGGTCCGGCACGGCGAGTTCCTCCGGCTGGAGCGGATCGCCGAGGACCTCGGGATCAGCGTCACCCCGGTCCGGGAGGCCCTGCTGTCGCTGCGCGGCGAGGGCTTCGTCACGCTGGAGCCGCGCCGCGGGTTCATGCCGGCGCCGCTCACCCGCCAGGACGTGCAGGACCTGTTCGAGGCGCAGGCGTACTTCGCCGGCGAGCTGGCCGCCCGCGCCGCCGGCCGGGCGGCCGCGTCCGACCTGGACGCCCTCGACCGGACGCAGGCGCTGCTGGAGGAGGCGTTCGCGGCCGGCGACCCGGCGGGCGTCGAGCGCGCCAACCACCAGTTCCACCGGCTGATCAACCTGCGCGCGGAGTCGCCGAAGACGGCGTGGCTGCTGCGGACCGTGGTCCGGTACGCGCCGCGCCGCTTCTACGCCGGCATCGAGGGCTGGACGCGGGCGTCGGTCGACGACCACCGGCTCGTCCTGGCCGCGCTGCGCGCCGGGGACGCCGAGGCGGCGCGGCAGGCGATGCGCGCCCACATCCGGCACGCGGGCACGCTGCTGGTCGTGCACCTGGAGGCGCGGGGCTTCTGGCCGGCCGAGCCGGAGTGAGGGCGCCCGGATCCGGCCCCGCCAGGGCGCGTATCGTGTAAAAAATTTCCGGGAGGGCGGATGGACGACCAGGTGGTCACGGTCACCGAGCGCGACGCGGCGCGCGTGCTCACGCTGAACCGGCCGGAGGCGCGCAACGCGGTCGACCTCCCGACGCGCGAGCGGCTCCTGGCGGAGCTGCGGCGCGCCGCCGGCGACCCGGCCGTCCGGGCGATCGTGCTGACCGGCGCCGGCGGGACGTTCTCGGCGGGCGGCGACGTCCGGTCGATGGAGGGCGCCGCGCCGCAGGACGTCCGGGCCCGGCTCGCCCCCCTGCACGAGGCCGTCCGGCTGATCGCGACGTGCGGCACGCCGGTGATCGCGGCCGTCGAGGGCGCCGCCGCCGGGCTCGGGGTGTCCCTCGCCGCCGTCTGCGACCACGTGGTCGCCGCCGAGGACGCCCGGTTCGTCGCCGCGTTCGGCAAGGTCGGCCTCGTCGCCGACGGCGGCCTGCTCTGGACGCTCCCGCGCCGGGTCGGCGTGGGCCGCGCCAAGGAGATGCTCGTCTTCGGGCGGACCGTCCCCGCGCCGCGCGCCCACGAGATCGGCCTCGCCGACTCCCTCGCGCCGCCCGGCGGGGCCCTGGACGCCGCGCTCGCCCTGGCCGCCGAGGCCGCCGCCCTCGCCCCGCTCTCCATCGCCGCCGCCAAGCGGCTGCTGGCCCGCACCGACCTCGGCCCGGACGGGCTGCTGGAGGCCGAGCTGGCGGAGCAGACCGCGCTGTTCGGCAGCGCCGACTTCGCCGAGGGCCGCGCCGCGTTCGCCGCGCGCCGCCCGCCCCGCTTCGAGGGCCGCTAGAGCGCTTCGAGGGCCGCCAGAAAGGGAGCACGGATGAGCAGGCTGCAGCAGACGCACGGGCTGTCGGACGAGCAGCGGGAGATCGTCGCGACCGTCCGCGCGTTCGTCGACCGGGAGATCCTCCCGGTCGCCACCGCCCTGGAGCACGCCGACGAGTACCCGCAGGCGATCGTCGACGGCATGAAGGACCTCGGGCTGTTCGGCCTGATGATCGGCGAGGAGCACGGCGGGCTCGGCGCGTCGCTGCTGACGTACGCGCTGGTCGTGGAGGAGCTGTCGCGCGGCTGGATGAGCGTGTCCGGCATCGTCAACACCCACTTCATCGTCGCCTGGATGATCGCCCACCACGGCACCGCCGAGCAGCGGGCGCACTACCTGCCGAGGATGGCGACCGGCGAGGTCCGGGGCGCGTTCTCGATGTCGGAGCCCGGCTGCGGCTCCGACGTCTCCGCCATCACCACCCGCGCCGTCCCCGACGGCGCCGACTACGTGATCGACGGCCAGAAGATGCGGCTGACCAACGGCGGCTCCGCCAACCTCGTCGCCACGCTGGTCAAGACCGACCCCTCCGCCGGCCACCGCGGCATGACGACGTTCCTCATCGACAAGACCCCCGGCTTCGGCGAGGTCGCGCCCGGCCTGACCGTCCCGGGCAAGATCGACAAGATGGGCTACAAGGGCGTCGACACCACCGAGCTGCTCTTCGACGGGTACCGCGTCCCCGCCGCCCAGATCCTCGGCGGCGCGCCCGGCCGCGGCTTCTACCAGATGATGGACGGCGTCGAGGTCGGCCGCGTCAACGTCGCGGCGCGCGGCTGCGGCGTCGCCAAGCGGGCCTACGAGCTGGCCCTGGACTACGCGCGGCGGCGCGAGACGTTCGGCCGGCCCATCGCCGAGCACCAGGCCGTGCTGTTCCGCCTCGCCGAGATGGCCACCAAGGTCGAGGCCGCGCACCAGATGATGGTCATGGCGGCGCGGCGCAAGGACTCCGGCGAGCGCAACGACCTGGAGGCGGGCATGGCGAAGTACCTGGCGAGCGAGTACTGCAAGGAGGTCGTCGAGGACGCGTTCCGCATCCACGGCGGCTACGCCTACTCCAAGGAGTTCGAGATCGAGCGGCTCTACCGGGAGGCGCCGATGCTGCTGATCGGCGAGGGCACCGCCGACATCCAGAAGATGATCATCGGCCGCCGGCTGCTGGACGGCGCGGGCTGACCGCCCGGCCGGACGGGGGCGGCGGATATCGTGGCGGCATGGCCAGCCCGACCCCCGCCGCCGCCCCCGGACGCCGCCGCGACGAGCTGCGCGACTTCCTGCGGACCCGCCGCGCCCGCCTCACCCCCGCCGACGTCGGCATGCCCGACGCCGGCCGGCGCCGCACGCCGGGCCTGCGCCGCGAGGAGGTCGCCGTCCTCGCCGGGGTCGGGGTGTCCTGGTACACGTGGCTCGAGCAGGGCCGCGACATCAAGGTCTCCGGCGACGTCCTCGACGCGGTCGGCCGCGCGCTGCGGCTGGACGCGGCCGAGCGCGAGCACCTGTACCTGCTCGCCGGCCTGAACCCGCCGCGGGCGGAGGCCGGCCCGGCCGTCCCGGTCACGCCGGAGCTGCAGCGGGTGCTGGACGCCTGG
It encodes:
- a CDS encoding acyl-CoA dehydrogenase family protein produces the protein MSRLQQTHGLSDEQREIVATVRAFVDREILPVATALEHADEYPQAIVDGMKDLGLFGLMIGEEHGGLGASLLTYALVVEELSRGWMSVSGIVNTHFIVAWMIAHHGTAEQRAHYLPRMATGEVRGAFSMSEPGCGSDVSAITTRAVPDGADYVIDGQKMRLTNGGSANLVATLVKTDPSAGHRGMTTFLIDKTPGFGEVAPGLTVPGKIDKMGYKGVDTTELLFDGYRVPAAQILGGAPGRGFYQMMDGVEVGRVNVAARGCGVAKRAYELALDYARRRETFGRPIAEHQAVLFRLAEMATKVEAAHQMMVMAARRKDSGERNDLEAGMAKYLASEYCKEVVEDAFRIHGGYAYSKEFEIERLYREAPMLLIGEGTADIQKMIIGRRLLDGAG